CCGCCGCCGCCGCAGGCGCGCTCCGCTGACGGAGGCGCCCACCTGTCCCTGTTCCTTGACACCGACCTCGGCACGAACCTCGCCCTGAACGTCGCCGCGGACTCCACCATCCGCCGCCTCAAGTGTACGCCTCTCgtcgccccctctccccctttcAAACCCAGACCGAGAGAACCTTATCTGATTCGCTTGTTTGTCTCCCCGCAGCGCAAGTGGCCGTGGAGcacgccgccgccttccccgacCTCGGCCCCGTCGCCGTCAAGTCCTTTCAGGTTCTAGTTTACGGCTTCGATCCTTTTCATGTTTTTACATGATTTTTTTTTCTGGATGTAGGGTAGTAAGCTCCTCATGGTCGCTTATATTTCGTGTATTTTGACATGTACTTTGTCTCGTGCATGGACGGTTCGGTGTAGGTTTTCCAGTGTTTTGTTAGGTGATCAGATGCTTTAGTCTGGGTACGTTTTACTTGATTGGCGTCTGATCAGCTGGGAGCATAGTGCCTCCAAACCCCCAAACCTCAATAAATCCTGCCTCCGAATCAGTGTGTATGGTTCGTCAAACGCCTAATGGAGATTGAGCTAACTAACAATTCTGGTTTCTTTGATAAAAAATGCAATAGATGGCTACCAAAATTGACGAAGTTCATTGAATATATACATGAATTGTGATTTTTGAAAGATGTATATCTTGATTCTGATAGTCAGGGCAACTCATTTCTCCCTTTGTTGTCCTGGACTGAATGGCATGTTCTTCCGAAACTCCATACAGTTAGCATGTGCAATCTGGAGACCCTTCAAAGGGTAGCGCAAGTTTCTAAATGTGTTAGTATATCCGACAGGTGCTACGCAAGGGTGCAATGTACCACCTCTCTGATTCGATGGCATTGAGGAGTGCATTTTCCAAAGTCAAAGCTGGGTGCTTTCTGCATGTCAAGATGGTAGCAGTTGCGACGGACTCACACTACTGCAGAGACGAGGATAGAGGGAGATCAAGTAGAGGTTGTCTTGGAGTTGATATGGACAAATGTCTTATGGAGTTGCCTGCAACAATATCAGGCGGTGTAAATCCTCAAATGCTGGAAGGTATTGAGTTAGCATCCACTGTGGCATTTGAATTGTATTAATTGTTGAGTCAAGTTAGCATTGCTAGTGTGTTGTAGTTTGCTTATTGTTGGTTAATGTCTTATTCTGGATATGAGGTTAGCTATTCAGTTGAATTGATCATTCAAGTTTTTGTGTTTCTGAAGCGAACCTTTGTGTCAAATCTCCCGTGTATGGTCAATCTACAGCTCCTTCTCACTCAGTGGAGGCTGTGGATTTCTTTGACATGCTCGAGTCAATATGTTCTTTCTCATGCATATGATTAACCTCTTTTCAGTATGCATGTAAGTTGTTAAAATTTATGCTGTCCGTAGTTGTATCATCTGTTGAGGGATGAGGTTGAACCTGCTAATATTGTTGATTTCCCTTCATATAGTTTATGCTGAGTTATTTTAAAATGTAATAGTTCATGTGCTTTTGTAGGTAGTGAGGAGGCTGCAGCATTGCTTAATGTTCATGCACATGATGCAGTGCCAAATGATGTGCAGCTGTCATCCTCGTCACATCCCAATGCAGAAACAAAGAAGGATGCAGCAGTAAGCCTGGCTACTGATGTACAAACAAATTCTGTGGCAAATGTCAGTAGATTTTCAAATCAAAGCAATGTGGCCCTGGTTGGAGAGGAGTTACTTGCAAGAAAGGAAAACCTTCTGCATAGTGTCAAAGACCATGATCTTGGTGTTGTTTCTGGCGACAAGCAAGTGGGGACAAGGGAGGGAACGGTGGGAGAGCTTCATGCACTGGATGATCCCTCTCAGGAAAAGGAGCGCAAAAGGGCTAGAAGGACTGATTCTGTTAACACGTCAGCTGTAGATCGTGTTAGAGAAACTAATGATTACAAAACCAGGGATGTGAATAGCTTGGATAAGCCTTTGTTGGAAACAAACACTAATTCTCTTGGGGTAATTCCAAGCAATTCTTTTCAGCAAGAATCACATGGAAATGCACAAGAGGATTCAATCCAGCCTGAAAATCCAATCATTGCTGGAAAGAATAAGAAAAGGAAAAAACATCAGTCAGTCGCTCCCAAAGATGCCCAGGAAATAACAAAACCATCAGCTGGAACAGTGGAGGTACCAAAAGCGTTAGATGGAGGCCTGCTTCATGAAAACCAAGGGCAACAAGGTGATGGTGTAGATAATGTTGAAATGACTAGCAGAGACAAAGCAATGGCCAGACTATTTGACATGCATCTTCCATCATCACAACTCAATAGTGGAAACCAGTTGGGTACTGATGCTCAGGCAACTACTGATCTAGTTGCTGACAAAAGTAACATCGGTATTGTACATGAAGGATATGGAAATCCGGCAGTTGGAGAGACCAGTAATTCCACTTGCAAAGTTGTAGCTGGTGAAGAAACAATTGCAGAAGGAATCAATGATGAATATCATGATGAAAGAGCAGTTGAGGTAAGCAACATGGAGAAAGGAAGTAAAAGCGAGAATGTCTTGGATATGGCAGATACAGCCGGTAATATTTCTCATGAGAAGAATTGCCAGGAATCAAATAAGGTTAGTTCTGTTGGCCTATCTTCCATGGATACTGCTGAAGCAAAAGACCAGTCTGGGTATAGCGAGAAAGCAGCCAAATCAGATATAGTGTCTACTCAGGGGGACATCTTAAATGACCCTTATAAGTGGCACATCACAAGTAATGTGCAGCGAGGGGATTGTAATGTCATAGAAAATTCAGATGGTGATGGAaagctgaagaagaagaaaaggcgCCACTCGGAGTCTTCAAAGGATGGTCCTACTACTCAAGGTGTGACAAAACCATCTGGATCCATTGCAAATGCTCAGGTGGAGACTGTAAATGAACCAAGCAAGGTGAATCAAGGGGATTCTACCGTAACAGAAAATCCAACTGGTGATGGGAAGCGTAAAAAGAAGAGAAAACTCCGCTTGGAGTCTTCAAAGGATGATCCTTTGACAAAATCATCTGGACCCACTACAGGTGGAAGCTCGACACAACATACAAGTGACGATCCCCTAAATGCAGAGCAAACAACACAAGGCACTATAGGAGAAGCAACGGGTAGTGATTGCAGGAAGCTTGATGGAACCGCGGATGTAGCAGCAACCAATGTGATTAATGAGGTATTGGCAGATTTAGGATGCACAGACAACTTAAGTGGAGATCCAGTAAAGGAACATACTGAAGGTGTTGTTAGTGCAGCCTTACCTCTGAAATATCCAGCAGATAATCAGTCTGATGATCTTAATGATGTTTTGAGTGAGAATACAGCAGTGCCAGCTGATGGCAGAACCAAATCCAGTAAGCGTCAGAGAAAGAAGACTTCATTGAAGCATGTTTCTACTGATAGCAGTAAAGATATTCAGTCTTTGGGTGTGCAAGTCAGACAGGTTCCCACAGAGGACTTGGAAGGAGGAAATGACACCAAAGAGGAATTGCTTCTGGAAGGTTCTTCAATTGACGCTCCTGCAAGTACTGGTCAAGTATTACGGCAGAAAAGCAAAAAGTCTTTGAAGACTCAGACTCCTACAATACAGGAAATAAATCATCCTACACATGGACAAGATAATCAGTTCATAAAGGATGACCAGGAAAAATATGTAACTGATGGTGGAACT
This genomic window from Triticum urartu cultivar G1812 unplaced genomic scaffold, Tu2.1 TuUngrouped_contig_4240, whole genome shotgun sequence contains:
- the LOC125527540 gene encoding uncharacterized protein LOC125527540 — encoded protein: MYHLSDSMALRSAFSKVKAGCFLHVKMVAVATDSHYCRDEDRGRSSRGCLGVDMDKCLMELPATISGGVNPQMLEGSEEAAALLNVHAHDAVPNDVQLSSSSHPNAETKKDAAVSLATDVQTNSVANVSRFSNQSNVALVGEELLARKENLLHSVKDHDLGVVSGDKQVGTREGTVGELHALDDPSQEKERKRARRTDSVNTSAVDRVRETNDYKTRDVNSLDKPLLETNTNSLGVIPSNSFQQESHGNAQEDSIQPENPIIAGKNKKRKKHQSVAPKDAQEITKPSAGTVEVPKALDGGLLHENQGQQGDGVDNVEMTSRDKAMARLFDMHLPSSQLNSGNQLGTDAQATTDLVADKSNIGIVHEGYGNPAVGETSNSTCKVVAGEETIAEGINDEYHDERAVEVSNMEKGSKSENVLDMADTAGNISHEKNCQESNKVSSVGLSSMDTAEAKDQSGYSEKAAKSDIVSTQGDILNDPYKWHITSNVQRGDCNVIENSDGDGKLKKKKRRHSESSKDGPTTQGVTKPSGSIANAQVETVNEPSKVNQGDSTVTENPTGDGKRKKKRKLRLESSKDDPLTKSSGPTTGGSSTQHTSDDPLNAEQTTQGTIGEATGSDCRKLDGTADVAATNVINEVLADLGCTDNLSGDPVKEHTEGVVSAALPLKYPADNQSDDLNDVLSENTAVPADGRTKSSKRQRKKTSLKHVSTDSSKDIQSLGVQVRQVPTEDLEGGNDTKEELLLEGSSIDAPASTGQVLRQKSKKSLKTQTPTIQEINHPTHGQDNQFIKDDQEKYVTDGGTHNDKNIVGAPTESSVVHKDGTTITHDKPNARKGRKKSSKTELQSQDTALEQGSVADLMNSRAQEGAAIPKGSAGAVEPNDSAAIRSGSGKIKFLDHFSPSVMNGPSVSAENNDETTIREVKGKKKSKRKPDMQSQRAGIIEPNDLPESHLHTDKTSVADHFDTGNVGVPSVSAENTNREDGNVEKAKEKKKSKRKQDLVKPESENPIGNNEDTDNCSQNLLHSVVQKGGIEQSNAKENSDKITKNNSMPQQETEAENINREDGNVRKTKEKKKSKRKQDLVKPESQNPDGRNQDTDTSAPQKGRMDQGNTKEKRDKVIQNNSMLQQEKEDATRDSTLEKKPCQSKVGADNQTDLPIEKHHACMGKEQMNSTSQTKHHGKNRKHDGSIDGRANANPKVVSNVVQSSPMSPQASNESTYGTPAVNRFRVAVRKVPRKKFEQLNDKSKKDTSKRGAGAIFSDTISEDSDELLNTMGEKAGKENSSDDSSTSADSGISSTAWEGSDVPDDEGIASLSQRSDINSILRGSSSYKKARLKPTELLEDTEVPDSQPPDSLWG